A genome region from Bacteroidales bacterium includes the following:
- a CDS encoding HDIG domain-containing protein yields MSKDKLKNTSRIIWQTLFFIFAVSLTITFIPREKQFRYHFEKGKPWRYGLLTAPFDFPIYKSEQDIAIERNNIINSHIPFFLSDKERPVNELADFRANNKSSDIDSMAMFAQIEGLLKKVYEKGVVDIENYDSLKGDKTKIRIKNGGIATEYSVDNLLTPRMAYEYILRNCKTPETKEVASNINLNLYIEPNLIYDTESNNRTINQQIDNILPTAGMIQKGERIIDKGVIVTPEILRVLNSFEKETLKNKVDVNEGWYTLSGEVLLVLIIYSFLYLYLGLFRKRIFSDIRKLSLLMLMILIIVISSYLLSQRWLLGVYMVPFAVLPIIVVTFMDTRTALYASIVAIMLSCWSSPFPIEYVLLQLIVSMTAINSLKELTKRSQMFRSIVLMFIAYCVTYIAYVLMTEGDFAKINFSMFLFLGINCFMLLFAYIFIYMIEKLWGFTSNVMLVELADLNSPLLKTLSEKCPGTFQHATQVANLAAEAAKAIGANALLVRTGALYHDIGKSANPMFFTENQHEINPHKNLSYKESARIIISHVKEGMKLAKSYHIPESIKGFITTHHGVSKAKYFYTMYKNEHPEEEVDETLFTYEGPKPRTKEEGILMIADIIEAKSRSLKDFSQESLSRIVNGTIDDIVAEGQLSDTPLTFRDVTEIRKVLIGRLEAIYHPRISYPEAKK; encoded by the coding sequence ATGAGTAAAGATAAATTAAAGAATACAAGCAGAATAATATGGCAAACTCTATTTTTTATATTTGCCGTTTCACTAACAATAACTTTTATCCCTCGCGAAAAACAATTTCGCTATCACTTTGAAAAGGGCAAACCTTGGAGATATGGACTACTTACCGCTCCTTTTGACTTTCCCATATATAAAAGCGAGCAAGATATTGCAATAGAGAGAAACAACATTATAAACTCTCATATCCCTTTCTTTTTAAGTGACAAGGAGAGGCCTGTAAATGAATTAGCAGACTTTAGGGCAAATAACAAATCTTCTGACATAGACTCTATGGCTATGTTTGCTCAAATAGAGGGATTACTTAAAAAGGTTTACGAAAAAGGTGTTGTAGATATTGAAAATTACGACTCTTTAAAAGGCGACAAAACCAAAATTAGAATAAAAAATGGAGGAATAGCAACAGAATATAGCGTTGACAACCTATTGACTCCCAGAATGGCATACGAATATATTTTAAGAAACTGCAAAACCCCTGAAACAAAAGAGGTGGCGAGCAATATAAATTTAAATTTATATATAGAACCAAATCTTATATATGACACTGAATCAAATAACAGAACCATTAATCAACAGATAGACAACATTCTGCCAACTGCTGGAATGATTCAGAAGGGAGAAAGAATAATAGACAAAGGCGTAATTGTCACTCCCGAAATACTCAGAGTCTTAAACTCTTTTGAAAAAGAGACATTAAAGAATAAGGTAGATGTAAATGAAGGTTGGTACACTCTTAGTGGTGAAGTATTATTGGTTTTAATAATATATTCGTTCCTATACCTCTATTTAGGACTCTTCCGCAAGAGAATATTCAGTGATATCAGAAAGTTGTCTCTATTGATGCTGATGATATTGATTATAGTAATCTCTTCGTACCTACTATCGCAACGTTGGTTATTAGGAGTATATATGGTTCCGTTTGCTGTGTTACCAATAATTGTTGTAACCTTTATGGACACAAGAACTGCGCTATATGCAAGCATTGTTGCAATAATGTTATCGTGTTGGTCTTCGCCATTCCCAATAGAGTATGTTCTTCTTCAATTAATTGTTAGTATGACTGCAATTAACTCACTAAAAGAGCTTACAAAACGCTCACAAATGTTCCGCAGTATTGTATTAATGTTTATTGCATATTGTGTGACATATATTGCATACGTACTAATGACCGAAGGTGACTTTGCGAAGATAAACTTCTCGATGTTCCTATTCTTGGGTATAAACTGTTTTATGCTTCTCTTCGCCTACATATTTATATATATGATAGAGAAGTTATGGGGATTCACTTCAAACGTTATGTTGGTGGAGTTGGCAGACCTCAACTCTCCCCTTTTGAAAACATTGTCGGAGAAGTGTCCGGGAACATTCCAACATGCTACTCAAGTTGCTAACCTTGCAGCCGAAGCTGCCAAAGCAATAGGGGCAAATGCCTTACTTGTCAGAACAGGAGCTCTATACCACGACATAGGCAAGAGCGCAAACCCTATGTTCTTTACAGAGAATCAACACGAGATAAATCCACATAAAAATCTATCATACAAAGAGAGTGCAAGGATAATAATCTCTCACGTAAAAGAGGGTATGAAATTGGCAAAGAGTTATCATATACCAGAATCAATAAAGGGATTCATTACAACTCACCATGGTGTTAGTAAAGCAAAATACTTCTACACTATGTACAAAAACGAGCATCCCGAGGAGGAGGTTGATGAGACACTATTTACTTACGAAGGGCCCAAACCAAGAACTAAGGAGGAGGGTATTTTAATGATAGCCGATATTATTGAGGCTAAATCTCGTTCTCTTAAAGACTTCTCCCAAGAGTCGTTAAGCAGAATTGTTAATGGTACTATCGATGATATCGTTGCAGAAGGTCAGCTATCAGACACTCCTCTAACTTTCCGCGATGTAACCGAAATTCGCAAAGTTCTGATTGGCAGATTAGAGGCAATATACCACCCTCGCATAAGTTATCCTGAAGCTAAGAAATAG
- the secD gene encoding protein translocase subunit SecD yields MQNKGFIRVFAVLLTLVCIFYLSFSVVTNRQIKKAEEFAAGDEQKYADYLDSISTEKVYLWYTFKQCQEMGVGLGLDLKGGMTVTLQVSVDEVLRKLSRNNPDENFNLAVERAAAQRLDGGNFLEIFMDEYQKIDPDIQLASIFANSSNRGQIGPGDSNDKVLAVLETELDDIVNSTVEVLRKRIDQYGVVSPNIQKIKGSGRILIELPGVKEPERVEKLLQGSANLEFWETYNFDQVSSSLMAADTKLQEMSNVENDSVKATTIFSLLSPSNVPGSPVLGYARENDMAAIDSMFSLPQVKDMLPADLVLRWSVKPIEEGSKIYQLVALKATPAGKASLGEEDIINTASDDFDRFTNQSVVSMSMNEVAAEKWAQITRDNIGRCIAIVLDGHVYSFPVVNTEIKGGNSQISGNFTVDEARDLATVLKSGKMSASVEVKQKAVIGPSLGQEAIDSGIVSFILAIVILMIYMIAVYGVVPGLVANVALIINLFFTIGILASFQAVLTLSGIAGLVLSLAIAVDANVLIYERAKEELRGGKSLAASIADGYKNAFSAIFDANITSIITGIILFVFGTGPIKGFATTLIIGIIVSFFTAVFLTRLFYEFALSKNWIKNLTFSTPLTKNFLTNTNFNFLKNRKVSFITFAIISLVGVASLTTLGLDKGIDFTGGRNYVIALNEKANTQEIAAMVRAQFADEEGAAVSVITIGNDNQVRVSTNYKITDSNPEVETLILDKLYKALQPKLGDVTLDEFKSQESGIVASIEKVDNSIAKEIAYGAIWAVILSLIAIALYVLVRFSDIAFSIGTLVALTFDALFILAFYSLFSGLLPFSMEIDQAFIAAILTVIGYSVNDKVVVFDRIREETGLYPKREKLLLFNNALNATLSRTINTSLSTILVLLCMFILGGDTIRSFIFAMTLGVISGTISTLFLAVPTAYSILNKKAKKAEK; encoded by the coding sequence ATGCAAAACAAAGGATTTATTAGAGTTTTTGCGGTGCTATTGACTTTGGTATGTATCTTTTACCTATCATTCTCGGTAGTAACGAACCGCCAAATTAAGAAAGCCGAAGAGTTTGCCGCAGGAGATGAGCAAAAGTATGCTGATTACCTTGACTCAATCTCTACTGAGAAGGTATATCTTTGGTACACATTTAAACAATGTCAAGAGATGGGTGTAGGTCTTGGATTGGACCTAAAAGGAGGTATGACAGTAACTCTTCAAGTTTCTGTTGATGAGGTACTTCGTAAACTTTCAAGAAACAATCCGGATGAAAACTTTAACTTGGCAGTAGAAAGAGCAGCCGCTCAAAGATTAGATGGTGGAAACTTCCTTGAAATTTTCATGGATGAATATCAAAAAATTGATCCGGACATTCAATTGGCTTCAATTTTTGCCAACTCATCTAATAGAGGACAAATTGGTCCGGGCGACTCAAACGATAAAGTTTTAGCCGTATTGGAAACTGAGTTGGATGATATTGTAAATAGTACAGTAGAGGTACTTCGTAAACGTATCGACCAATATGGAGTTGTTTCGCCCAATATCCAAAAAATTAAAGGTTCAGGTCGTATCTTAATTGAGTTACCCGGTGTAAAAGAACCTGAGCGTGTTGAGAAACTTCTTCAAGGAAGTGCAAACTTAGAGTTCTGGGAAACTTACAATTTTGATCAAGTTAGTTCATCATTGATGGCTGCTGATACAAAATTGCAAGAGATGTCAAATGTAGAGAACGATTCTGTTAAAGCAACAACAATCTTCTCTCTTCTTTCTCCCTCAAATGTTCCTGGAAGTCCAGTATTAGGATATGCTCGTGAGAACGATATGGCTGCTATCGATAGCATGTTCTCTTTACCTCAAGTAAAAGATATGTTACCGGCAGACTTGGTACTTCGTTGGAGCGTTAAACCTATTGAGGAGGGTTCAAAAATCTACCAATTGGTTGCATTGAAAGCAACTCCAGCAGGTAAAGCATCACTTGGAGAAGAGGACATTATAAACACAGCAAGTGATGATTTTGATCGTTTTACTAACCAATCAGTGGTTAGCATGAGCATGAATGAGGTTGCTGCTGAAAAATGGGCTCAAATAACAAGAGACAACATTGGTCGTTGTATCGCAATCGTGCTTGATGGTCATGTATATTCATTCCCAGTTGTAAATACTGAGATTAAAGGTGGTAACTCACAAATCAGTGGAAACTTTACAGTTGATGAGGCTAGAGACCTTGCAACAGTGTTGAAATCAGGTAAGATGTCAGCATCTGTTGAGGTTAAACAAAAAGCAGTAATCGGTCCCTCTCTTGGACAAGAGGCAATTGATAGTGGTATAGTTTCATTTATATTGGCAATTGTGATATTGATGATATATATGATTGCTGTATATGGAGTAGTTCCTGGATTGGTCGCAAACGTTGCTCTTATCATCAACTTGTTCTTTACAATTGGTATTTTAGCATCGTTCCAAGCAGTGTTAACTTTGTCAGGTATTGCCGGACTTGTGCTATCACTTGCAATTGCAGTGGATGCTAACGTACTAATTTATGAGCGTGCAAAAGAGGAGTTGCGTGGTGGAAAATCACTTGCAGCATCAATTGCCGATGGTTACAAAAATGCCTTCTCTGCAATCTTTGACGCAAACATTACATCAATCATTACAGGTATTATTCTATTTGTGTTCGGAACAGGTCCTATCAAAGGATTTGCAACAACTCTTATAATAGGTATTATTGTATCGTTCTTTACTGCAGTATTCTTGACTCGCTTGTTCTATGAATTTGCGCTATCAAAGAACTGGATTAAGAACCTTACATTCTCAACTCCTTTAACTAAGAATTTCCTAACAAATACTAACTTCAACTTCTTGAAGAATCGTAAAGTTTCTTTCATAACATTTGCAATTATCTCATTGGTTGGAGTAGCATCTCTTACTACATTAGGATTGGATAAAGGAATTGATTTCACAGGAGGTCGTAACTATGTAATTGCACTTAACGAGAAAGCAAATACACAAGAGATTGCTGCAATGGTACGTGCTCAATTTGCAGATGAGGAGGGAGCAGCAGTATCTGTTATCACAATTGGTAACGACAACCAAGTTCGTGTATCAACTAACTACAAGATTACAGACAGCAATCCTGAAGTTGAGACTTTGATTTTGGACAAACTATATAAAGCATTACAACCAAAACTTGGTGATGTAACATTAGATGAGTTCAAATCACAAGAGTCAGGAATTGTTGCAAGTATCGAGAAAGTTGATAACTCAATTGCAAAAGAGATTGCATACGGAGCAATTTGGGCAGTTATCCTATCGTTGATAGCAATTGCTCTTTATGTGTTAGTTCGCTTTAGCGACATCGCATTCAGTATCGGTACATTGGTTGCATTGACATTTGATGCGTTGTTTATCTTGGCATTCTACTCTCTATTCAGCGGATTATTGCCATTCTCAATGGAGATTGACCAAGCATTTATTGCAGCAATTCTAACAGTTATCGGTTACTCAGTAAATGATAAGGTGGTGGTATTTGACCGTATCCGTGAGGAGACAGGTTTATATCCAAAACGCGAGAAACTACTATTGTTCAATAATGCTCTTAATGCAACATTGTCTCGTACAATAAATACATCATTGAGTACAATATTGGTACTGCTTTGTATGTTTATATTGGGAGGTGATACAATCCGTAGTTTCATCTTTGCAATGACATTAGGTGTTATATCAGGAACAATCTCAACATTGTTCTTGGCTGTGCCTACTGCATATTCAATATTGAATAAAAAAGCAAAGAAAGCAGAGAAATAA